In Thermovirga sp., the DNA window GCCGACCCTGACCGCCCCCACCGGCCCCTTCCAGGGGATACCGGAGAGCATCAGCGCGGCCGAAGCGCCGTTGATGGCCAGGATATTCGGCGGGGTGGACTGATCCACCGACAGCGTTGTGGCCACTATGTGAATATCGTTCCTGGTATGATCATGGAAAAGGGACCGAATGGACCGGTCGATTATCCTCGAAGCGAGAATGGCCGTCTCGGAAGGACGACCCTCCCTCTTGATGAACCCCCCCGGGATCTTACCGGCGGAGTAGAAGCGCTCCTCGTAATCCACCAGGAGGGGGAGAAAATCGATCCCCTCCCTCAGTTTGTCTGAAATGCACGCGGTCAGCAGCAGGGATGTCTCGCCCTGGGTGACGCGGACCGCTCCGTTGGCCTGCTTGGCCAACTTGCCGGTCTCGAAGGTCATGACGCGACCTCCGACTTCAACGTTGAATGTTTCCATCATTATGTTGTTTCCTCCTCTTATTTTCTTCCCTTTTTTTTCCCGTTAAAGAATAGCACAAGCGGACAAAAAAGAACGAGGGCGAGTGACGCCGCCCTCGTTTTGATTACTACCCAAAGTATCCGTCGACGATAACGATCAGTGCCTCAGGCCCAACTTTTGGATCAGATCGCTATAACGTCCGAAATCCTTGTTCCTGAGGTACAGGAGAAGCCTTCTTCTGCGCCCTACCATCTTGAGGAGACCTCTCTGGGAGTGGTGGTCCTTCTTATGAACCTTCAGGTGCTCCGTCAGATCCCTTATGCGGGTGGTGAGGATCGCGATCTGGACTTCGGGTGAACCCGTATCCGCGTTATGGGTCTTGTACTCCTCGATGATGCCCTGTTTCTTCTCCTTCCCAAGCACTTGCCTTCACCTCTGGGTGTCTATTCCCGGAACCAAGTAGGGCGAGAAACTCGCGCAACCTAGTAACGGGTGCACAAATTATATCACCATGGGGAGAGCGGGGCAAACGAACCGGAGTGACGAGGGGAAAAATGAATCCCAGGGAAGAGATTTCATAAGATTCTGCTCATTCTGCACTCGACATTTTTTTAATTATGTGCTTTTATTCTTAATACGGACTGTAAAGAATCTGATCGAAAGGAAGGAGAAACACGATGAATATTCTCATTGTCGAGGACAACAGGGACCTAGTCCAGGTCCTGACGGAAGGATTCAATGAACTCGAGTTTTCAGTGGACAGCGCCTTCGATGGAATAGAAGGCCTGAGTAAGATCCGCAACAACAACTATGATTGCATCGTCCTGGACATCATGCTTCCGGAGATGGACGGCTTTGAATTGATCGAAAAGATGAGGGAGGAGGGGAAGGACACCCCGGTTATCATGCTCACCGCCAAGGATTCCATCGAGGACAGGGTGGAAGGCCTCAACCGGGGAGCCGACGACTACCTGGTCAAACCCTTCGATTTCCGCGAGCTGGTGGCAAGAGTAAACGCCGTCACACGCAGGAGAACGGAACCGAAAAGGACCGTCCTCCACTGCGGACCCCTGATGCTGGATCCCATCGCGAGGGAGTGCAAGGCCGAAGGGGAAATGATTCCCCTCAGAAGAAGGGAGTTCGACATACTGGAACTGCTTATGCGGTATGAGAACCAGGTCTTCTCCCGGGAAAAGATCATAGGCCTGGTATGGAAGAAGGAGTACGACGGCACCAGCAACGTGGTCGACGTCCATGTAAAATACCTCAGGGACAAACTCCGCCCTTTCAACCTCGATACAGTCGTCGTGACCGTGAGGGGTGTCGGTTACAAGGTGACCTGTCCGGATTACGAATAAAAACTTTAGCTCTTCACGACCGCAGGCATGGGATGTCGGTGTAAATGGCAAGTACTATCGACGGGCGGCGGCCGTTAAGGCTCCGCTCGTTCCGTTTCAGGCTCGTATTATTTTCCGCCCTGACCATCATGGTGACCATAGCCCTCTTCGGGATGGCCGTATTCACCTTTTTTACCTCTTTCGAGATAGGCAGGATCGACGGCACGTTGGCTATGAGCATGAAGGAAACGATCGCTTTTCACGAAAAGGCCGGCCGCTTCCCTCTCCAGGCCAGGGGGAGCAGGACCCTGGGAGTGGTTTTCCAGGTTTACAACCAGGACAAAGCCCTGATGTTCCACCTCCCTCCCAGCCCTTCGGCACCCTTCGTCCCCCAAGATCTACTGGCTAGGGCCTCCGACAAGGGGAGGCCCCTCACCTTCGACCCATCGAAAAACAGGTTCATGCCGAGATTTTGGTGGATCCTGCCGTGGCATTGCCTTTCGGATCGGGACATCTGGAGGACCCTGGTCGCTGTGACGTTTTTCGAGGATGAAAAGATAATCCTCGTTTCCATGGCACCCTTGGCATGGCTTCTTGAATCCAGGCAATTGCTCTTCTGGATGACGATCCTGGCCGGCGCAGCCGGCATGATCGTGTCTATCGCTGCCGGAAGCCTACTTGCCGCGGGAGCCATGAAACCCCTCAAAGCCATCAACAGGGCCCTGGCGAGAGTTTCCATCAACAACATGTCCATAGACCCCTCCCCCTTCAGCTCGGACCGGGAAATAGGCGAGATCGTAACCCACATTAACCACATGCTCAAAAACCTGGAAAGGAGCATGAAAAACCTCCAGCAGTTCACCTCCGATGCCAGCCATGAACTCAGGACCCCCCTGGCGGTCATGAGGGGGGCGGTGGACATCGCTCTGCTGAAGAAAAGGGATCCCGAATACTACATCAAAAAACTCCAGGAACTTACCTACAACATCGACGACATGCAGAACCTGGT includes these proteins:
- the rpsO gene encoding 30S ribosomal protein S15 — translated: MLGKEKKQGIIEEYKTHNADTGSPEVQIAILTTRIRDLTEHLKVHKKDHHSQRGLLKMVGRRRRLLLYLRNKDFGRYSDLIQKLGLRH
- a CDS encoding response regulator transcription factor, translating into MNILIVEDNRDLVQVLTEGFNELEFSVDSAFDGIEGLSKIRNNNYDCIVLDIMLPEMDGFELIEKMREEGKDTPVIMLTAKDSIEDRVEGLNRGADDYLVKPFDFRELVARVNAVTRRRTEPKRTVLHCGPLMLDPIARECKAEGEMIPLRRREFDILELLMRYENQVFSREKIIGLVWKKEYDGTSNVVDVHVKYLRDKLRPFNLDTVVVTVRGVGYKVTCPDYE
- a CDS encoding HAMP domain-containing histidine kinase — protein: MASTIDGRRPLRLRSFRFRLVLFSALTIMVTIALFGMAVFTFFTSFEIGRIDGTLAMSMKETIAFHEKAGRFPLQARGSRTLGVVFQVYNQDKALMFHLPPSPSAPFVPQDLLARASDKGRPLTFDPSKNRFMPRFWWILPWHCLSDRDIWRTLVAVTFFEDEKIILVSMAPLAWLLESRQLLFWMTILAGAAGMIVSIAAGSLLAAGAMKPLKAINRALARVSINNMSIDPSPFSSDREIGEIVTHINHMLKNLERSMKNLQQFTSDASHELRTPLAVMRGAVDIALLKKRDPEYYIKKLQELTYNIDDMQNLVGALLELARLDDFRGLDSMEPVDLFIIAEDAVENMESITQRRGQSVEKDLHSAPTRGREVMILRLANNLLENASKYSPPGSRIKITTYIDNGKNHAILEVQDKGTGLDPEEINRCFDRFWRADSSRTTPDYGLGLPLVKRIAQIHNAFVEVESHKGGGSLFRVRFPLDRESLKDYDLE